The window AGATAAAAAGCTCATGATATTTGACCGTCCCAATCCTAATGGAGACTATATTGACGGTCCCGTACTAGAAAAAGGTTACGAAAGCTTTGTAGGTATGCACCCTATTCCAATTGTTCATGGTCTAACTGTAGGAGAATTGGCTCAAATGATCAACGGAGAAGGCTGGTTAAAAGATGAAGTAAAAGCACCAATTGAAATCATACCCGTAGCCAACTGGACACATGATGACCATTATTCACTGCCGGTGAAACCATCGCCAAATTTGCCAAATGATATTGCCATTAGACTGTATCCTTCTCTGTGTTTTTTCGAAGGGACTGATGTAAGCTTGGGAAGAGGCACATTGTTTCCTTTTCAGGTTTACGGGTATCCTGACCCTAAATTTGGTGATTTCACCTTTACACCGGTAAGTATAGATGGCATGTCAAAATACCCTCCCCAACAAGACAAGCTATGTTATGGCAAAGATTTAAGAAATGAACCGTTAAGTCATCGATTTACCCTTTCTTACTTATTGGATGCTTACCGGCTTGCAGACCAAGGGGACTCATTTTTCAATTCATTTTTTGACAAACTCGCAGGTTCTGACCGGTTAAGGAAATCAATCATTGCCGGCGAATCTGAGGAAAACATTCGTTCCTCTTGGCAAAAGGGACTTGATGTTTACAAAACAAAAAGAAAACTTTACCTGATCTATAAATAAAAATATGGAAAAGAAAGACATAAGGATCATTTTCATGGGAACGCCTGAATTTGCAGTAGCTCCATTGGAAGCATTGATTCAAGACAATTGGAATATAGTAGCTGTCATCACTGCACAAGATAAGTTACAAGGAAGAGGCAGAAAACCAAGAAGCTCTGCAGTAAAAGAATGTGCAGTTAAACACGGTATTCCTGTTCTCCAACCCGCCAATTTAAAACATCCTGATTTTATTGAGACCTTGAAATCCTACAAAGCTGACTTGCAGGTAGTGGTCGCATTTAGGATGCTTCCTGAAGTGGTATGGTCAATGCCTCCAATGGGGACTTTCAATTTGCACGCCTCACTTTTACCTGATTATAGAGGAGCAGCACCTATCAATTGGGCCATTATCAATGGAGAGACTAAAACGGGAGTAACCACCTTTTTCCTTAAACATGAAATTGATACCGGTAGCATCTTATTTCAGGAAGAAGTCCCAATCCTTTCTGAAGATAATTTGGGGGATCTTTATGAAAAACTAATGGTCAAGGGGGCAAAGCTAGTAGTCAAAACAGTGAATGCCATAAAAAGCGGTAAAATTGAGCCTCAAGATCAAGATGAGAACAAGGCAATCAATCATGCTCCAAAAATCTTTAAGGAAACCGGCAAAATTGATTGGAGCAAATCTGCAGAATCTATAAACAACCTTATTCGTGGGCTATCGCCCTACCCTGCTGCTTGGTGTACCATTAATAACAAAAGTTGCAAAATTTTCAAGGCCGAAGTAGTGGATGACACTAAATCCAATGCACTACCCGGCACAATCAAAACAGACAATAAAAGTTACGTACACTTTCAAACAGGTGCAGGAGTCCTGTCTATTTTGGAATTACAATTGGAAGGGAAGAAAAAAATGGGAATTGGAGACTTTTTAAGGGGAAATACCCTTGTCAGTTAAGTCAAGGGCTTTGCTGTGTTTCAGAAAATATTTGAGTAAATAAATCTCTCCAACAGCTTTAGACCGATTAAATAATAATCCTAATTTTAGCCGAGAAGGATAATATAGTAAACTTTAAGATATAATAAAAAATAAAAAAATTGCAAGCCGATTAAACCATTTGATTAAATTATAGTCTAAAAGATGAATGGAGCCAAAAAACGATGAAGAACTTCTAGATTTGATTAATTCACCAAAAACCCGCGAAAAAGGGTTTCGTATATTGGTGGAAACATATCAGAGGAATGTTTATGGGATCGTAAGAAAAATGGTTATTATTCATGATGATGCCAATGATGTGGTTCAGAACACATTTATAAAGGCTTTTAAAAACATCCACAAGTTCAACCAAAAATCCACCTTATTTACCTGGATTTATAGGATTGCGGTAAATGAAAGCCTAAATTTTATTGAAAAGAAAAAAAGGAAGATGTCCTCACCCATTGAAGATTACCATGAGAAAATGGAAAATTACGTGGATCAATCCCCGCTAGTAGATGGTAACGAGATAGAAAAAAAACTTCAAAAAGCCATACTAAAATTACCTACTAAGCAAAGGTTGATATTTAACTTAAGGTATTTTGATGAATTGCCTTATGAAGAAATGAGTAAAATCACTGAAACGAGTGTAGGAAGTCTAAAGGCAGGATATCACCATGCTGTCAAAAAGATTGAAGAATACCTAAGCAATGATTAAACCTTTGGATAAAATAATTGTCTAACAGTCGTATGGAAAAATTCTCAAAGAAAAATATATTCAAGGCTCCGGAAAATTACTTTGAGCAACTCCCGGATCAAATTCTTGAGCGTAGAAAACCAAAGGCTTTGCACTATTACCTAAGTGGAATGGCAGCTGCAGCTGTTGTTGTCATTGGCTTTTTTATGTTTCATGGGAATGAAACCGTAATTTCTTCCAATAACTACCAAGTAGAATTAAATGAAGAAGTAGAATACTACATCGAAGCCGGGGTATGGAATGTAGAAGATGTACTTTCCTTGGCTGAAAATCCAAATGAACTGCTGGATGATATTACAGAAGAAGAGTGGAGTAATCAGACTTGGGTAGATGAAGGTTTATTAGAGAATGAAATATTTTATTGATATGAAAAAGCTATTTATTGTTTTCTTATTAACAAGTCTATCCATTGTTGGCTATGGCCAAAGAAACAATCAAGTGGACAAAGAAAAATTGGAGGCAGCAAGAGTGGCCTTTATTACCAACCGGCTTTCATTAAGCCCTGATCAAGCTGCAAAATTTTGGCCTTTATACAATGAGTACCAGGAAAAAAGAAATGCTATGACGCGTGAGATGCGTCAAATTTCAAAAAAAGGTGAAGAAGAAATAACCAATGCAGAAGCGGAAGAATTGATAGAAAAAAGATTTAAGCTTCAAGAAAATTTATTGGTTGCAGAGAAAAATTTCACAAGAAAAATTGCCTCTAATCTAAGTGCTATTCATGCCTTAAAGCTTGAAGAAATTAATAGGGATTTTACTAGGCATATCTATAGAATGCATCGCAAACAGCGAGAGTCCAAGTCCGAAAGCAGCAACAATTAGAACAGACTTTGTATAGTAGTTTCACTAAAATTATTTGCAATAAATTAATTATCATTTCTTTGTGGTAAATTATGGTATTTAGTAAGACTTAGAACGAAGCATATATTTCCATTTAAGCGTTTAAATTTGTTATTTATAATTCGTTTCAAGTAGAATTATTGCCATTGATCCTTTCCTAAAAATTAGTATCATTTCATTTTTTTACTCTTCAAGAAATTCATTGAAAAGGAATCAATATTGTTTACCATCAAAGTAAAATTGTCCATCTTTTAAGCATATTTTTCGTTTATTTGTAGCATGCAGCAGCAAGCTATATCCCTACTTTCCTTAAACGAGCTGATCAAAAGAACTTTAGACAGTAACCTTTCTCCTACTTATTGGGTAATTGCAGAAATTGGAGAATTAAGGGCAGGAGTTAGAGGTCATGCCTATCTCGATTTAATAGAAAAAGTCGATGGCAATATACTTGCTAAAATACGAGGCAATATTTGGTCCTATACTTACCAATCAATATCAAGGAAATTTGAAAGTGTTACAGGTACCTCTCTTCAAGCAGGGATGAACATCATGGCTTTGGTTTCTGTTCAATTCCATGAATTGTATGGAATTAGTCTGGTAATCAAAGATGTGGATCCAAATTTTACTTTGGGAGAAAGGGCAAGAAAAAGGCAAGAGATCATAGGCAGGCTTACCAATGAAGGTTTAATGGACCTTAACAAACAATATGTATTACCGGTAGTAAGTCAGAAAATAGCCATAATAAGTTCTGTAACTGCTGCAGGCTATGGGGATTTTATCAACCAGCTGGATCAAAATTCTCAAGAATACAAAGTTCATTACCGTTTGTTTCAGGCAGCAATGCAAGGCAAAGATGCAATACCTCAAATAATTGAAGCCATTCATCAAATTGAAGAGGCATTGATCGTAGAAAAATTTGACCTATTGGTCATTATTAGGGGAGGTGGTGCACAGACTGATCTGGATTGTTTTGATGATTATGAACTTGCAAAAACCATAGCCAATTCAAGTTTACCCATTATTACAGGTATTGGGCATGAAAGAGATGAATCAATCGCAGACCTAGTAGCCCATACCAAATTGAAAACCCCTACTGCTGTAGCAAGTTTTATATTGTCCGGTTTTAGAGAGTTTGAAGATCGCTTGCATAGAAACCTAGTGAGCATTGAAAGAAATGTGCAGGCCAGATTAAAAGCCGAAGAATCAGGACTGACAGATAAAACACATTTATTGTTTAATATATTTCAAAATAAATTAAACAAAAATAATTTATTATTGGAAAGGTATGCTCAGCAAGCAAAAAGGAGTGCCATTTATAAAGTAGACAAGGAGCGAATAAAGAACGATCACTTGGCACTCAATTTACGAAAAGTAGTGGATAGGAAGGTAAACAAATCCGAAGAACGGATTAGACAAATAGAGAAAACCATTGACCGCCTTAATCCGGAAACGCTTTTGCTCAGGGGCTACACTAAAACAGAGAAAGATGGGTTGCCTATTCGGGGTCAAGCCTTAGGAATAGGTGATGAGCTAGTGACTTATACAAAATTGAAAAAAATAACTTCTGTTATTAATAAATTAGAGGAAAATGAAAAACAAGAAGGATAACTTAAGCTATGATGAGGCCATTTCTAGGTTAGAAAATTTGGTCAATCAGCTTGAAGATGGTGAGCAGAGCATGGATGACCTAACAAAGATGGTAAAGGAGGCCAGTAGTTTGGTTAAAATTTGTAAACATAAATTAAAGATGACTGCTGAAGAAATTAGAAAGGCTTTCGATGAAGAATAGAAATTGATCGATAAAAAAAAATTATCTCATACAAATTCCATCTTTTATTTAAGTCCATAGCC of the Cyclobacterium marinum DSM 745 genome contains:
- the fmt gene encoding methionyl-tRNA formyltransferase; translation: MEKKDIRIIFMGTPEFAVAPLEALIQDNWNIVAVITAQDKLQGRGRKPRSSAVKECAVKHGIPVLQPANLKHPDFIETLKSYKADLQVVVAFRMLPEVVWSMPPMGTFNLHASLLPDYRGAAPINWAIINGETKTGVTTFFLKHEIDTGSILFQEEVPILSEDNLGDLYEKLMVKGAKLVVKTVNAIKSGKIEPQDQDENKAINHAPKIFKETGKIDWSKSAESINNLIRGLSPYPAAWCTINNKSCKIFKAEVVDDTKSNALPGTIKTDNKSYVHFQTGAGVLSILELQLEGKKKMGIGDFLRGNTLVS
- a CDS encoding Spy/CpxP family protein refolding chaperone, with protein sequence MKKLFIVFLLTSLSIVGYGQRNNQVDKEKLEAARVAFITNRLSLSPDQAAKFWPLYNEYQEKRNAMTREMRQISKKGEEEITNAEAEELIEKRFKLQENLLVAEKNFTRKIASNLSAIHALKLEEINRDFTRHIYRMHRKQRESKSESSNN
- the xseA gene encoding exodeoxyribonuclease VII large subunit, whose translation is MQQQAISLLSLNELIKRTLDSNLSPTYWVIAEIGELRAGVRGHAYLDLIEKVDGNILAKIRGNIWSYTYQSISRKFESVTGTSLQAGMNIMALVSVQFHELYGISLVIKDVDPNFTLGERARKRQEIIGRLTNEGLMDLNKQYVLPVVSQKIAIISSVTAAGYGDFINQLDQNSQEYKVHYRLFQAAMQGKDAIPQIIEAIHQIEEALIVEKFDLLVIIRGGGAQTDLDCFDDYELAKTIANSSLPIITGIGHERDESIADLVAHTKLKTPTAVASFILSGFREFEDRLHRNLVSIERNVQARLKAEESGLTDKTHLLFNIFQNKLNKNNLLLERYAQQAKRSAIYKVDKERIKNDHLALNLRKVVDRKVNKSEERIRQIEKTIDRLNPETLLLRGYTKTEKDGLPIRGQALGIGDELVTYTKLKKITSVINKLEENEKQEG
- a CDS encoding RNA polymerase sigma factor, with product MEPKNDEELLDLINSPKTREKGFRILVETYQRNVYGIVRKMVIIHDDANDVVQNTFIKAFKNIHKFNQKSTLFTWIYRIAVNESLNFIEKKKRKMSSPIEDYHEKMENYVDQSPLVDGNEIEKKLQKAILKLPTKQRLIFNLRYFDELPYEEMSKITETSVGSLKAGYHHAVKKIEEYLSND
- a CDS encoding exo-beta-N-acetylmuramidase NamZ family protein, with the translated sequence MKQTKLILILAFLFGNMTFCKSKPDNISSSIEISAQSEEAKPEILPGADRPEVYLPKLKGKKVALAVNQTSILPSKNNMHLVDFLLEQGIEVKKVFVPEHGFRGKADAGEKVDNSIDAETGIPLVSLYGSSKKPSKEALADVDIVIFDIQDVGIRFYTFISTLHYLMEACAEQDKKLMIFDRPNPNGDYIDGPVLEKGYESFVGMHPIPIVHGLTVGELAQMINGEGWLKDEVKAPIEIIPVANWTHDDHYSLPVKPSPNLPNDIAIRLYPSLCFFEGTDVSLGRGTLFPFQVYGYPDPKFGDFTFTPVSIDGMSKYPPQQDKLCYGKDLRNEPLSHRFTLSYLLDAYRLADQGDSFFNSFFDKLAGSDRLRKSIIAGESEENIRSSWQKGLDVYKTKRKLYLIYK
- the xseB gene encoding exodeoxyribonuclease VII small subunit, which translates into the protein MKNKKDNLSYDEAISRLENLVNQLEDGEQSMDDLTKMVKEASSLVKICKHKLKMTAEEIRKAFDEE